One genomic region from Zalophus californianus isolate mZalCal1 chromosome 14, mZalCal1.pri.v2, whole genome shotgun sequence encodes:
- the LOC113913018 gene encoding proteolipid protein 2-like: MVESERLSARGCWAAFTNFLCTRKGTLLFAEIVLCLVILIWFSLSTPGYSSLSVVEMILAEIFFVVYMCDLPTKIQSINWPWTDFFRSLIAVTLYLITSIVVLVERGNRSIIIAGALGLIAVCLFGYDAYITYPLR, from the coding sequence ATGGTGGAGTCTGAGCGCCTCTCAGCCCGTGGCTGCTGGGCTGCCTTCACCAACTTCTTATGCACCAGAAAGGGAACTCTCCTATTTGCTGAGATTGTATTGTGTCTGGTGATTCTAATCTGGTTCAGCCTCTCAACACCAGGATACTCCTCTCTGTCAGTGGTTGAGATGATCCTTGCTGAGATCTTCTTTGTCGTCTACATGTGTGACCTACCCACCAAGATACAATCCATCAACTGGCCTTGGACTGATTTCTTCCGATCCCTCATTGCAGTCACCCTCTACCTAATCACCTCCATTGTTGTCCTTGTCGAGAGAGGAAATCGCTCCATAATCATTGCAGGGGCACTGGGCCTCATTGCTGTTTGCCTCTTTGGCTATGACGCCTACATCACCTACCCCTTGAGGTAA